In Chlorocebus sabaeus isolate Y175 chromosome 19, mChlSab1.0.hap1, whole genome shotgun sequence, a single genomic region encodes these proteins:
- the DERL3 gene encoding derlin-3 isoform X6 gives MAWQGLAAEFLQVPAVTRAYTAACVLTTAAVQLELLSPFQLYFNPHLVFRKFQVWRLVTNFLFFGPLGFSFFFNILFVFRYCRMLEEGSFRGRTADFVFMFLFGGVLMTLLGFLGSLFFLGQALMAMLVYVWSRRSPRVRVNFFGLFTFQAPFLPWALMGFSLLLGNSILVDLLGIAVGHIYYFLEDVFPNQPGGKRLLLTPGFLGLQSSKAPAGSSLTI, from the exons ATGGCGTGGCAGGGACTAGCGGCCGAGTTCCTGCAGGTGCCGGCGGTGACGCGGGCTTACACCGCAGCCTGTGTCCTCACCACTGCGGCGGTG CAGCTGGAGCTCCTGAGCCCGTTTCAACTCTACTTCAACCCGCACCTTGTGTTCCGGAAGTTCCAG GTCTGGAGACTCGTCACCAACTTCCTCTTTTTCGGGCCCCtgggattcagcttcttcttcAACATACTCTTCGT GTTCCGCTACTGCCGCATGCTGGAAGAGGGCTCCTTCCGCGGCCGCACGGCCGACTTCGTCTTCATGTTTCTCTTCGGGGGCGTCCTTATGACC CTGCTGGGATTCCTGGGCAGCCTGTtcttcctgggccaggccctcaTGGCCATGTTGGTGTACGTGTGGAGCCGCCGCAGCCCTCGGGTGAGGGTCAACTTCTTCGGCCTGTTCACTTTCCAGGCACCGTTCCTGCCTTGGGCACTCATGGGCTTCTCGCTGCTGCTGGGCAACTCCATCCTCGTGGACCTGCTGG GGATTGCCGTGGGCCACATCTACTACTTCCTGGAGGATGTCTTCCCCAACCAGCCTGGAGGCAAGAGGCTCCTGCTGACCCCTGGCTTCCT GGGACTTCAGAGCAGCAAGGCCCCAGCTGGCAGTAGCCTGACCATCTGA
- the DERL3 gene encoding derlin-3 isoform X8 has translation MAWQGLAAEFLQVPAVTRAYTAACVLTTAAVQLELLSPFQLYFNPHLVFRKFQVWRLVTNFLFFGPLGFSFFFNILFVFRYCRMLEEGSFRGRTADFVFMFLFGGVLMTLLGFLGSLFFLGQALMAMLVYVWSRRSPRVRVNFFGLFTFQAPFLPWALMGFSLLLGNSILVDLLGIAVGHIYYFLEDVFPNQPGGKRLLLTPGFLLATAQQCPHRTGPSAGDFRAARPQLAVA, from the exons ATGGCGTGGCAGGGACTAGCGGCCGAGTTCCTGCAGGTGCCGGCGGTGACGCGGGCTTACACCGCAGCCTGTGTCCTCACCACTGCGGCGGTG CAGCTGGAGCTCCTGAGCCCGTTTCAACTCTACTTCAACCCGCACCTTGTGTTCCGGAAGTTCCAG GTCTGGAGACTCGTCACCAACTTCCTCTTTTTCGGGCCCCtgggattcagcttcttcttcAACATACTCTTCGT GTTCCGCTACTGCCGCATGCTGGAAGAGGGCTCCTTCCGCGGCCGCACGGCCGACTTCGTCTTCATGTTTCTCTTCGGGGGCGTCCTTATGACC CTGCTGGGATTCCTGGGCAGCCTGTtcttcctgggccaggccctcaTGGCCATGTTGGTGTACGTGTGGAGCCGCCGCAGCCCTCGGGTGAGGGTCAACTTCTTCGGCCTGTTCACTTTCCAGGCACCGTTCCTGCCTTGGGCACTCATGGGCTTCTCGCTGCTGCTGGGCAACTCCATCCTCGTGGACCTGCTGG GGATTGCCGTGGGCCACATCTACTACTTCCTGGAGGATGTCTTCCCCAACCAGCCTGGAGGCAAGAGGCTCCTGCTGACCCCTGGCTTCCT GCTGGCGACAGCCCAGCAGTGCCCACACAGGACTGGGCCCTCCGCAGGGGACTTCAGAGCAGCAAGGCCCCAGCTGGCAGTAGCCTGA
- the DERL3 gene encoding derlin-3 isoform X7, whose translation MAWQGLAAEFLQVPAVTRAYTAACVLTTAAVQLELLSPFQLYFNPHLVFRKFQVWRLVTNFLFFGPLGFSFFFNILFVFRYCRMLEEGSFRGRTADFVFMFLFGGVLMTLLGFLGSLFFLGQALMAMLVYVWSRRSPRMDPHRWGRVLASAQHGPLPTESCSWMPLQKTPITCPSLRNSQDPICHPRSSDPH comes from the exons ATGGCGTGGCAGGGACTAGCGGCCGAGTTCCTGCAGGTGCCGGCGGTGACGCGGGCTTACACCGCAGCCTGTGTCCTCACCACTGCGGCGGTG CAGCTGGAGCTCCTGAGCCCGTTTCAACTCTACTTCAACCCGCACCTTGTGTTCCGGAAGTTCCAG GTCTGGAGACTCGTCACCAACTTCCTCTTTTTCGGGCCCCtgggattcagcttcttcttcAACATACTCTTCGT GTTCCGCTACTGCCGCATGCTGGAAGAGGGCTCCTTCCGCGGCCGCACGGCCGACTTCGTCTTCATGTTTCTCTTCGGGGGCGTCCTTATGACC CTGCTGGGATTCCTGGGCAGCCTGTtcttcctgggccaggccctcaTGGCCATGTTGGTGTACGTGTGGAGCCGCCGCAGCCCTCGG ATGGATCCCCACCGATGGGGACGTGTGCTGGCCTCTGCTCAACACGGGCCCCTCCCCACAGAAAGCTGCTCCTGGATGCCCCTGCAGAAGACCCCAATTACCTGCCCCTCCCTGAGGAACAGCCAGGACCCCATCTGCCACCCCCGCAGCAGTGACCCCCACTGA
- the DERL3 gene encoding derlin-3 isoform X5, protein MAWQGLAAEFLQVPAVTRAYTAACVLTTAAVLELLSPFQLYFNPHLVFRKFQVWRLVTNFLFFGPLGFSFFFNILFVFRYCRMLEEGSFRGRTADFVFMFLFGGVLMTLLGFLGSLFFLGQALMAMLVYVWSRRSPRVRVNFFGLFTFQAPFLPWALMGFSLLLGNSILVDLLDGSPPMGTCAGLCSTRAPPHRKLLLDAPAEDPNYLPLPEEQPGPHLPPPQQ, encoded by the exons ATGGCGTGGCAGGGACTAGCGGCCGAGTTCCTGCAGGTGCCGGCGGTGACGCGGGCTTACACCGCAGCCTGTGTCCTCACCACTGCGGCGGTG CTGGAGCTCCTGAGCCCGTTTCAACTCTACTTCAACCCGCACCTTGTGTTCCGGAAGTTCCAG GTCTGGAGACTCGTCACCAACTTCCTCTTTTTCGGGCCCCtgggattcagcttcttcttcAACATACTCTTCGT GTTCCGCTACTGCCGCATGCTGGAAGAGGGCTCCTTCCGCGGCCGCACGGCCGACTTCGTCTTCATGTTTCTCTTCGGGGGCGTCCTTATGACC CTGCTGGGATTCCTGGGCAGCCTGTtcttcctgggccaggccctcaTGGCCATGTTGGTGTACGTGTGGAGCCGCCGCAGCCCTCGGGTGAGGGTCAACTTCTTCGGCCTGTTCACTTTCCAGGCACCGTTCCTGCCTTGGGCACTCATGGGCTTCTCGCTGCTGCTGGGCAACTCCATCCTCGTGGACCTGCTGG ATGGATCCCCACCGATGGGGACGTGTGCTGGCCTCTGCTCAACACGGGCCCCTCCCCACAGAAAGCTGCTCCTGGATGCCCCTGCAGAAGACCCCAATTACCTGCCCCTCCCTGAGGAACAGCCAGGACCCCATCTGCCACCCCCGCAGCAGTGA
- the DERL3 gene encoding derlin-3 isoform X3: MAWQGLAAEFLQVPAVTRAYTAACVLTTAAVLELLSPFQLYFNPHLVFRKFQVWRLVTNFLFFGPLGFSFFFNILFVFRYCRMLEEGSFRGRTADFVFMFLFGGVLMTLLGFLGSLFFLGQALMAMLVYVWSRRSPRVRVNFFGLFTFQAPFLPWALMGFSLLLGNSILVDLLGIAVGHIYYFLEDVFPNQPGGKRLLLTPGFLKLLLDAPAEDPNYLPLPEEQPGPHLPPPQQ, encoded by the exons ATGGCGTGGCAGGGACTAGCGGCCGAGTTCCTGCAGGTGCCGGCGGTGACGCGGGCTTACACCGCAGCCTGTGTCCTCACCACTGCGGCGGTG CTGGAGCTCCTGAGCCCGTTTCAACTCTACTTCAACCCGCACCTTGTGTTCCGGAAGTTCCAG GTCTGGAGACTCGTCACCAACTTCCTCTTTTTCGGGCCCCtgggattcagcttcttcttcAACATACTCTTCGT GTTCCGCTACTGCCGCATGCTGGAAGAGGGCTCCTTCCGCGGCCGCACGGCCGACTTCGTCTTCATGTTTCTCTTCGGGGGCGTCCTTATGACC CTGCTGGGATTCCTGGGCAGCCTGTtcttcctgggccaggccctcaTGGCCATGTTGGTGTACGTGTGGAGCCGCCGCAGCCCTCGGGTGAGGGTCAACTTCTTCGGCCTGTTCACTTTCCAGGCACCGTTCCTGCCTTGGGCACTCATGGGCTTCTCGCTGCTGCTGGGCAACTCCATCCTCGTGGACCTGCTGG GGATTGCCGTGGGCCACATCTACTACTTCCTGGAGGATGTCTTCCCCAACCAGCCTGGAGGCAAGAGGCTCCTGCTGACCCCTGGCTTCCT AAAGCTGCTCCTGGATGCCCCTGCAGAAGACCCCAATTACCTGCCCCTCCCTGAGGAACAGCCAGGACCCCATCTGCCACCCCCGCAGCAGTGA
- the DERL3 gene encoding derlin-3 isoform X4 has product MAWQGLAAEFLQVPAVTRAYTAACVLTTAAVQLELLSPFQLYFNPHLVFRKFQVWRLVTNFLFFGPLGFSFFFNILFVFRYCRMLEEGSFRGRTADFVFMFLFGGVLMTLLGFLGSLFFLGQALMAMLVYVWSRRSPRVRVNFFGLFTFQAPFLPWALMGFSLLLGNSILVDLLDGSPPMGTCAGLCSTRAPPHRKLLLDAPAEDPNYLPLPEEQPGPHLPPPQQ; this is encoded by the exons ATGGCGTGGCAGGGACTAGCGGCCGAGTTCCTGCAGGTGCCGGCGGTGACGCGGGCTTACACCGCAGCCTGTGTCCTCACCACTGCGGCGGTG CAGCTGGAGCTCCTGAGCCCGTTTCAACTCTACTTCAACCCGCACCTTGTGTTCCGGAAGTTCCAG GTCTGGAGACTCGTCACCAACTTCCTCTTTTTCGGGCCCCtgggattcagcttcttcttcAACATACTCTTCGT GTTCCGCTACTGCCGCATGCTGGAAGAGGGCTCCTTCCGCGGCCGCACGGCCGACTTCGTCTTCATGTTTCTCTTCGGGGGCGTCCTTATGACC CTGCTGGGATTCCTGGGCAGCCTGTtcttcctgggccaggccctcaTGGCCATGTTGGTGTACGTGTGGAGCCGCCGCAGCCCTCGGGTGAGGGTCAACTTCTTCGGCCTGTTCACTTTCCAGGCACCGTTCCTGCCTTGGGCACTCATGGGCTTCTCGCTGCTGCTGGGCAACTCCATCCTCGTGGACCTGCTGG ATGGATCCCCACCGATGGGGACGTGTGCTGGCCTCTGCTCAACACGGGCCCCTCCCCACAGAAAGCTGCTCCTGGATGCCCCTGCAGAAGACCCCAATTACCTGCCCCTCCCTGAGGAACAGCCAGGACCCCATCTGCCACCCCCGCAGCAGTGA
- the DERL3 gene encoding derlin-3 isoform X2: protein MAWQGLAAEFLQVPAVTRAYTAACVLTTAAVQLELLSPFQLYFNPHLVFRKFQVWRLVTNFLFFGPLGFSFFFNILFVFRYCRMLEEGSFRGRTADFVFMFLFGGVLMTLLGFLGSLFFLGQALMAMLVYVWSRRSPRVRVNFFGLFTFQAPFLPWALMGFSLLLGNSILVDLLGIAVGHIYYFLEDVFPNQPGGKRLLLTPGFLKLLLDAPAEDPNYLPLPEEQPGPHLPPPQQ from the exons ATGGCGTGGCAGGGACTAGCGGCCGAGTTCCTGCAGGTGCCGGCGGTGACGCGGGCTTACACCGCAGCCTGTGTCCTCACCACTGCGGCGGTG CAGCTGGAGCTCCTGAGCCCGTTTCAACTCTACTTCAACCCGCACCTTGTGTTCCGGAAGTTCCAG GTCTGGAGACTCGTCACCAACTTCCTCTTTTTCGGGCCCCtgggattcagcttcttcttcAACATACTCTTCGT GTTCCGCTACTGCCGCATGCTGGAAGAGGGCTCCTTCCGCGGCCGCACGGCCGACTTCGTCTTCATGTTTCTCTTCGGGGGCGTCCTTATGACC CTGCTGGGATTCCTGGGCAGCCTGTtcttcctgggccaggccctcaTGGCCATGTTGGTGTACGTGTGGAGCCGCCGCAGCCCTCGGGTGAGGGTCAACTTCTTCGGCCTGTTCACTTTCCAGGCACCGTTCCTGCCTTGGGCACTCATGGGCTTCTCGCTGCTGCTGGGCAACTCCATCCTCGTGGACCTGCTGG GGATTGCCGTGGGCCACATCTACTACTTCCTGGAGGATGTCTTCCCCAACCAGCCTGGAGGCAAGAGGCTCCTGCTGACCCCTGGCTTCCT AAAGCTGCTCCTGGATGCCCCTGCAGAAGACCCCAATTACCTGCCCCTCCCTGAGGAACAGCCAGGACCCCATCTGCCACCCCCGCAGCAGTGA
- the DERL3 gene encoding derlin-3 isoform X1 produces the protein MAWQGLAAEFLQVPAVTRAYTAACVLTTAAVQLELLSPFQLYFNPHLVFRKFQVWRLVTNFLFFGPLGFSFFFNILFVFRYCRMLEEGSFRGRTADFVFMFLFGGVLMTLLGFLGSLFFLGQALMAMLVYVWSRRSPRVRVNFFGLFTFQAPFLPWALMGFSLLLGNSILVDLLGEPPGTSSPPQAGHSPQDTLLMPWGPSPIRAGALCTSGPLIWLHPHLPALPAAVLLQPLKPPGPHNLHLQG, from the exons ATGGCGTGGCAGGGACTAGCGGCCGAGTTCCTGCAGGTGCCGGCGGTGACGCGGGCTTACACCGCAGCCTGTGTCCTCACCACTGCGGCGGTG CAGCTGGAGCTCCTGAGCCCGTTTCAACTCTACTTCAACCCGCACCTTGTGTTCCGGAAGTTCCAG GTCTGGAGACTCGTCACCAACTTCCTCTTTTTCGGGCCCCtgggattcagcttcttcttcAACATACTCTTCGT GTTCCGCTACTGCCGCATGCTGGAAGAGGGCTCCTTCCGCGGCCGCACGGCCGACTTCGTCTTCATGTTTCTCTTCGGGGGCGTCCTTATGACC CTGCTGGGATTCCTGGGCAGCCTGTtcttcctgggccaggccctcaTGGCCATGTTGGTGTACGTGTGGAGCCGCCGCAGCCCTCGGGTGAGGGTCAACTTCTTCGGCCTGTTCACTTTCCAGGCACCGTTCCTGCCTTGGGCACTCATGGGCTTCTCGCTGCTGCTGGGCAACTCCATCCTCGTGGACCTGCTGGGTGAGCCTCCTGGTACATCCAGTCCACCCCAGGCTGGCCACTCCCCTCAGGACACGCTGCTTATGCCCTGGGGCCCCTCTCCCATCCGTGCTGGAGCTCTGTGCACATCTGGACCTCTCATCTGGCTCCATCCCCATCTCCCTGCCCTCCCAGCTGCTGTGCTCTTACAGCCCCTCAAGCCACCTGGCCCACATAATTTGCATCTTCAGGGCTGA